The sequence below is a genomic window from Anopheles cruzii chromosome 3, idAnoCruzAS_RS32_06, whole genome shotgun sequence.
ATAATTTTCACCAAAACAGAGACGGTGAAAGCGGTAGTTTGGAGCATTACAGCCACCAATAATTAGTATTATTTCGTATGGATGCTTAATTTGAGTACTTCGGAAGAGTTTCCTTGAATTTTCGAGTGCCGAAGCATTTGATTGGCAACCTGAATGAGACAAAAAGTCGTCAACGATGAGATGCGTGAGATTTGTCTCTTCCACAAGGTGAGAAGAAACGTCAACTGTTAGCGGTATGAATTGAATTAGgccgttttcgaaaggatataaaagaaaaaatgcataaattcAAAACCTCAATATTAGAAGAAATAAACGCggttgttgtttattattgCGTTCAGCATTCGTACCAGGCAGGTCGGAGTTAACCTTAACCCGCTTTTCTCatctcacgctctctctcacgctgCGTGTGCCGGATTTCTCTCTCCAATCGGTGCATTATCTTGTCTGTTtgtaagtttgttttttttcatttttcagaGTCTTTTGCCTTTTCACAGTTCACAGTGAATTTTAAGCTCAAAGTCTATAATAAAGGTAATAACAAGTTCACAGTGCTCGAGTCCGGCCTTTTCGAGCCCTCAACACTCAATTGTAGACGCtgctgtttctctctctcgcccggcTCTCCGCTcttcgtttcgtgttcggatttgttcgggatttgttcgggatttgttcgggattttcaaattcattcttacAGGTTtaaagttaggttcgcagtgtcttagttaggttcaaaaatcggtcaATTCATAAAAACTACATTCAcaacattttgacgtttcttgTTTAggacaaattaacaaaacattgGTACATTGAGATTGGTACAAGCTTAAAATCTCTACAACTATAACTACAATACAACTAGGATTTGTGCACTGCGGTTGTTGAATACTACTGTGGCCCTGAGTTTCTGCATTGCGTGGTGGGCTTAGAAAACGGTGCCATTGCTCGCAAAGAAAGCGGATACGGTTTCTTCCGCAGCAAGAGTTGGTGGGTATGGTTTTTTCAAATACCGACACGCGAAATTGCATCTAATTTTCCCATTCGTTCGCAGCGATAGTAGACTTTCACCCCGTTATTGATTGGTTGGCAAAGGCCGATATTGGCCGTGTGTTCGCGACGTCAGCgccgaaaaagcgaaagcttgcgcaagaaagagagagaggcaacCAGGTGCACTGCGGCGAACGTGTCGGAACGAGACAGCGCACGGCTAGACGGCAAGTCGGAAAAATGTCTACCAACGGAGGCGAAACGTTCGTGGTGCTTCCGCCGTGCACTGAGTCCTCCCGGAAGCAGATTATCTTCGGGCGTAATGGTACCGGATCGGGCGACGATGTGAGCGAGGTTGTCTACGTGCCTGCCGACGCCGGCAGCGAGCCAGTGTCCTTGCCGAATGGCTGTGAAATCGAGGGAGCGACCAGCTACGCGGTGATCCTCAATAAACCGGCTGGCAGCTGGGGAGCTGAGAGTGGGTCCAACGAGAAAGCGGTCACTATAGGACTTTCGTACAGCGGCGGAGCCACCCAGGAGGGCAAAGTGTCCGCCCTAGATTTGGTACGTCTGGGACTGGAGCGTAGCGAGAGTGCGTCCGGTGCGATCGACACGATGGTGGGGCTAGTGGAAAAGTATGGCAGTGAGGACCGGAACGCACTGAAGGCAGCGTTCGTGATTTGTGATCCGGAGGCCGTATGGCTGCTGAATGTGGCAGGACACTTTTGGGCGGCGAAACAGGTCCAAGAGACGAGCATAGCGCTGGCAGCGAGTGGCTTCACGATCGGAAGCCCGTTCGATCGTAGCACGGAAGGGTTAGCTGACGGTGCAAAGGATGCCGGTGCGTGGGACGGGTCGGGTGAGTTTAGTTTTAGTGCAGCATTCGGAGGTAGTCCGGATGACGCAACCACGCGATCGTGGCCCGCAAACGAACCGGGTGCCGAGGGAGCTTTCGGGTTAAAgcaaatgtttgaatgtttacgAGCGAACGGCTCATCGACCGGTTCCAGTCAGGTGTCGGTGTTAACCGGAGACGGTGAGTTGCCGTGCCACTGGTTCACTGCTACACCGCTGGCCGAAGAATCCGTTTTTAAGCCGTTCATATTTACCGCGGGCGCCAAAATTTCGCCCCTCACACGAGTGCCGGACGGTGAAACGCAAACGCTACTCCACCGTCTGCACAGCAACCGGAAGTGGGAAGCAGTCGGAAGTCTGCTTAGCTCGCTGGAGGACACGTGCGTGGATGAAGTGAACCGGTTCTTGGGCGAACACTCGGGCGAACCGAGTCAGGAACTGGATGAACTGATGAAAGACTGCGTCGAGGCGGAAGTTAAGTTCTACCGTTAGAAAGAGTTAGGCTGTAAACGATCGAACGGTTGACCGCATCAGCACAAATTGACAATGGCACGATATTTTGACAAACCAAACGGTGGGGTGGAAGGATGCGTACTATTTTCTGTCTGTGTttcagacaaaaaaaagaattcgcCGGGATTCGGAGCCGCCAATGGACAAGCGGTTTGCAACGTACCGCTAAGGGCCGAATGGTTCGGCTGAGACCACATTTCTCCATGGATACCCCGAGAACCCAGGATGGAATGGAATTCTTTTTCATGTGATcttatttttcgtttgttcgtaatgtccccgtgtgtgtgttttgtgtggatCGTTTGTGTTTATGTATATTTTACACGCTTAAGCAGTTCCTTGTTTCTTTGCAGATCTCTAAGGTTAAGAACGGCACATACTTTTGTTAACTTTCTCATAGCATTAAGAAGAAACGGAAGCAGCGGTGGACATGATATTATCTCTCTCGATTGCGTAGATTAACTTgatcttttcgattttttgacCTCGTAGGACTAAAATGAATTCTAAAGTATCAGCTTCTTCCACACACAAATAACTGCTAGCAATAGTTTGACAAAGTCGATTTCATAAGATTTCCTTTAGAACGACATTATTCgtattttttaccatttttaaTGTTGATTTCATCGCTTCGCTTTCGATGTATTCTCGCCATTTATGTTGGCTGTATTGTGATCTTTCACGAAAGTATTCCAAGTGATCCGTATACTGTTTGGTctgttttgcatttgtttacgaaaatgaaattaattctTTTTGGCTTGTTTTCTGGGAAAAATAGCGTTTATCATCCAGTACCGAGTTTCTCATTCCAGTGATAAGTTATAAAGTATACAACGTACTGCATTCCTTCGAACGGAGAACAGGCATTTTTTGTCACACTCACTACGGAAATGACGATAAATCTCTCCCATTAACCGACACGTAGACGAACGGGAAAGCCGTAAGTTATCCTATACGTATTATATCCAAACATTGATAGAAGCAACAAAAGGCTTGGCAGAATAATAGTAATACCGCAAAGCTGCAGGCTCTCGAAAGCATAACCAACCATTACAATATTGTAACCCAATGTTGGGGCTGGGCGCGTTGGCGAACACGATCAATAGAGAACAATAACGACTGGTAGGAAACGCAACGCACGGACCGCCGGTCCGCGCAACCGGTTTTGCTTGGAACCCGCCCAAATCgggaaaacaaatacaaacCTCCCCAACAAAGCACCCATTTATCTTCATTATTTAAGCTGCCTGCTGTGGACGGTGATCGTGCGAAGCAACAAGATCGTCTTCATAATGaaccaaataataataatactagTAATACCAATAAAGCGAAACAATATGTTTACCAACAATGGAGAACCAATGGCAatggattgtttgttttgggacTGGGTTGTGTTTCCGCAGCGACATATCACAACAGCACAGGCAACGCAGCGAAACGGTAAGGTCCTGTAGCGTGCCTTCTTCGGCAGGATTCACGACAGTTGAGAAAGAATTAATCATCcttttcacaaaacaaaaaccggcaccggcaactGGCGGTCCGTCCCGCCTGGTCCGGCTTTCCTGTTAAGTAACCCCTTTTTTCAAGCAAACATTCCTCGACGATCATTTATCATCGGATCACGGAACTTGCGCTCCGAGGATCACCCGCTTTGGAGGGGCCAAAAGATTCTGCTCGTAATCGAGGCAAGATTACGAGCGATCAACTTCGGCCTACGGACTCATAAATTTTCGTCAGGTGGCGTGCGTGATGATGTCATCTCCTTTCGCGTCTCGGAGAACGTTTGATCCAATCCgttgggccggccggcccgttCTTCTGCAAATCTTccggttttcattttcaaaaaaaattgTGGCGCCGCTCACTGGTGGTATCGCGTTTCAAGTTTGTAAAgcgtgtttatgtttatgcgtttggcgaaataaaaatttgttttatcgTTCGGCCAATGAACCCACGGGCAGTGGGTGCTTTATGCGCCGCCtcacgtaacacgtaactaACGCACCAGGTAGTGTTCGATGAAAGAAAGTAAGCAAACGCTTCTGAGAATAGTTTTACGATCGACACACTGGATAAACTTTCGACGAGTGCTAGTGACGAAGTTGGAGcaaatccttttttcggcccTTTTGGATGCCTGCCGGCTAGGCGCCCCAAGCTGTGAAGTTATACTTTCCGGTCGatagaaccgaaccgatgcgTAGATCGGCACTATCAATCCGTGGCTCACGCATCACGCATCGTTTACGCGCGAAAAACTGTAACGGTTGAGCACTTTGAATCGTTGTACCGAAACAACGCCGGCCAACGGGGCGCCGcgtgaaaataaatcatctaTAAATATAACGAACCGTACCAAGATTCACTTTCAGTCGGATGGATGTCATCTGGGAACGATCGCACGGTGCTTGCTTCGTTACCTTTCTTACCGGGATTGCATATTGTGTAGAAACTCCCGTGGGAGTCAAACGATCGTGTTAACATCGCGCCGGAATGTGGCTCGGTTTAAATTGTGACCACTCATGCTGACATTCACGCACTAGCGGCCACTAACATCTGATTAGGCGGTCGGCTTCTTGTTTTTCTCGGTCGTTTCTTAGCAATCATTGAATGGGCGGTTTTAATGCTGCGCCGCttgacaaaacaaaccacgTCGTCTCCTATGATCAAGAGAAAACAAGACAAACAATCGCATTAATGTCGGCCGGATgctaaacaaaaacaatcctCGCTCATAAAACTGAACGGTGGTTGGTGCCGATGATTTGATGGTTTGCCTGTTTATCGTAAGGGGCTACGCATTTGCTGGGAGTTGAGATCGCTACTATTAATTTATGGCCCGCCGTTTGGCACTTCGGACCACACCTAGCTAAGGAAGGAGCTTTAATCATGTCATGTTTCTCTCATTGTCTTCCTATTGCTTGTTCAAATGCTATCGGTATAGTTTAGAccttatgttttgttttgttacatCTTAAACGTCTTTTAAGACAAATAGTTTCATTTGTCAGGAAGAGGCTTCAATCACTCGGGCCGGAGTCGGCACATATTTTCCGTCGCGAAATCTCTTCAACGCCGATCCATTTTATCTTTCCGAACGCCGTGTTTAATGTCGGAGAAAACTTTATTGCTCCCATAAAGAAAGTAAACTCACGGGCATCGCCGCCACGAGCATTTCGCTTGTAATACGCGTGTATCGTGTGGCGGCCCGTTGAATGCCCAAATCGATCGTTAAAAGCCGGCCGCCTTTGGTGCCCGTTTGTTGTCCCCAGGAAACCAATCGCCGAGACCaagtggccaaaaacaaaGCGCAATCACGGGAATCAGGGAAATTAATACCTTTCAACACCCTGCTTGAGCCTAATTGGAGCCGGTGGGGGACTTCTGCTCCAGGCCAACCGTATAGGCGATCTTCGACAGCGCAGGCAAAATTGTACGCGTCTGATCGCCATAAAACAGCAAACTGGAACGAAATTCCTTCATCAAAGGTGTTTAAATTAATGCGAGCCCCGAGTACGGGCAGGTTCAGTTAACTTTACGATCAATTCACTGATAATGACGCCCGGGCGGCCTACAAACCTTATtggggtttctttttattgagTTGCTGGCCGCCTTGctttttaaaatttgaatttaaattcaaacaaCTTTACTTGAGCTCAGAACCATCGATCCAATCGCAAAGTTCCACGTGTGTGGAAAGTAGGTGATAATATTTATTATGCTACCTGGACGTCCTTGATTTCAAAAATGGGAAGGAAAATCCTTGTCGTGACCTTGGCCTGGTAGCCCTGTTAAAGTTCATATAAATTTCCATACAATGAAGCAATTACGGATTCCATTCCAACGGACAACGATCCGTTGGACGTACTGTGGCAGCTAGTTTTTTTGGACCTTTGGGAAACTTTTGGGCACTGATCTGAGCAAAAACGTGGTCTTACCATAATTAGTAAAAATCTTACAAACAGGCACACCGCTGCAGACGGATCTATCAAATGATTTCTTTAAATTGAAGGATTCATCTGGCATAAGCGTTTTTAAGGGGAAGTAAACCAAGGAGTATCATATGACACTCCGTTTGCTTATCGCAAGTCTTTATCGAAACACGTAAAGGTATCACATGACACGGTGCATTATCTTGGCGTTTACGAAACATAAATTGGACAATCTCTCTTAACGCCTTACGCCAAAGCACTCACTGTTGTTTCTCGTGTCCAGAACAAATCAACCTGTTGCGGACCGGAGCTGGCCGCCGCTCGTAATTTGCATTCGCATGATGCAAATAAGCAAACGCTTTATCTGCGCTAAATAACAATGTTGTTGTCGCTTTCCCGGCTCTGTTCGTCAGCGCCGCCATGCTGTTGCGGTTCCGCAGCGTTCCGCTGGGACACCACGGCTGATTAAGTGATAGTAATCTTGTCGTAAGCCGTGAAAAATTTCCACAAATCCTTCGAAGTTACGATAACGTGCGTTCCGTGTGGCTGCGGAGgcttttttaattgaataagaAACAACGGCCTACAGCAACCGATCGTGGCGTACGACCTTGCCGGCCTTCTTACctgcggttcggttcgattggcTTTCGGTATCTTAATTATCCAAAATCAACCCCCTCCCCATCATCCCCGACGTGGATTTCAGATCCCGACCCGAACCGGACCACGGATCTCAGCTGCAAAATTGAACCTTCTTCGGATTGCCCACCTTGTGCCGGGACCCATTTTACGCCGCTCGATCGCTTGGTGGGTGAACTGCAGACTGTGGGGCGGGGGACGGGATTGCTGGATTGGCCAGTTGATTGGACCTTTTAGCGCGCAGAAGAATCATACGGACAAACTAACTTTCACGTAAGTAACATTACCGTTCGGACGGCAATGTTCGAAATATGGCAAACGACcacaaagtttttttttttatggaatGCGCTTCTTTCTCTCCGATTTTTGCTGATTTAACTTCTTCATCCAATCAATTCCAACCAATAAAGCAATCCGGCGTAGGAATGGCCGCAGAAGAGACACACAAAGTC
It includes:
- the LOC128272097 gene encoding secernin-3, yielding MSTNGGETFVVLPPCTESSRKQIIFGRNGTGSGDDVSEVVYVPADAGSEPVSLPNGCEIEGATSYAVILNKPAGSWGAESGSNEKAVTIGLSYSGGATQEGKVSALDLVRLGLERSESASGAIDTMVGLVEKYGSEDRNALKAAFVICDPEAVWLLNVAGHFWAAKQVQETSIALAASGFTIGSPFDRSTEGLADGAKDAGAWDGSGEFSFSAAFGGSPDDATTRSWPANEPGAEGAFGLKQMFECLRANGSSTGSSQVSVLTGDGELPCHWFTATPLAEESVFKPFIFTAGAKISPLTRVPDGETQTLLHRLHSNRKWEAVGSLLSSLEDTCVDEVNRFLGEHSGEPSQELDELMKDCVEAEVKFYR